One window of Dysgonomonas mossii genomic DNA carries:
- the ruvX gene encoding Holliday junction resolvase RuvX, which translates to MGRYLALDYGTKRTGIAVSDTLKIIANGLTTVPTHTLLDYLKTYLQKEDVERIIVGLPKQMNNEYSENMKHIRPFVKKLQSLYPDMQIEYYDERFTSALAHKTMLDAGLKKTDRQNKSLVDEISATIILQGYMESLRLQSK; encoded by the coding sequence ATGGGAAGATATTTAGCTCTGGATTATGGAACAAAGCGGACAGGTATCGCAGTATCGGATACACTTAAGATAATAGCTAACGGACTGACTACCGTGCCCACCCATACTCTTTTGGATTATCTGAAAACATATTTGCAGAAAGAAGATGTAGAGCGCATCATTGTGGGTTTGCCAAAACAAATGAATAACGAATATTCGGAGAACATGAAGCACATCCGTCCATTTGTTAAGAAGTTGCAATCTCTCTATCCCGATATGCAGATAGAATATTATGATGAGCGGTTCACTTCAGCCTTGGCACACAAAACAATGCTGGACGCAGGATTAAAGAAAACAGACAGACAGAACAAAAGCCTTGTAGACGAGATCAGTGCAACTATTATACTGCAAGGGTACATGGAAAGTTTACGATTACAAAGCAAATAA
- a CDS encoding RagB/SusD family nutrient uptake outer membrane protein, giving the protein MNNNIFQKIKTGLASALLCSLVLVSCTDNFEDMNRNPAQPTDKEILEGYYKLGAFFPQMLNYAYPAQENAYQMGENLIGDPYGRYLSIANTWSSNFSTFNAPAGWINSPFKDAFEKVYGGWTQVKEQTKGEGPLYAWAQILRVTSMQRITDLYGPIPYSKVGGGSLGSAYDSQEDVYKNMLTDLDAAIAELTTFVAANPNYTAMAKFDKVYSGDFTKWIKYANSLKLRMAMRIVYANPELAKQKAEEAVKHTLGVIVSNNDIAQNAFPQNPIWTVTTSWGDSRACADIIAYLSGYSDPRLSRYFTKSQVVNGPEYLGLRTGIAVPGKDWADKYSSATYTQTAPTLWLPASEVAFLRAEGALRGWDMGGTAKELYEEGVKLSFSQWLASGADAYLQDAVSKPGDYNDPDPALAAKAISTITIKWNDADPFETKLERVITQKWIAMYPLGQEAWSEQRRTGYPRFFPVLLNSNTDANLKTRFASRIPFPPDEQNNNTQNYNEAVKLLGGQDNYSTKLWWDKNPNKGW; this is encoded by the coding sequence ATGAATAACAATATATTTCAAAAGATAAAAACAGGACTTGCTTCAGCACTGTTGTGCTCACTTGTTTTGGTATCATGTACCGACAACTTCGAAGACATGAACAGAAATCCTGCTCAACCTACCGACAAAGAAATTCTTGAAGGTTACTACAAGCTGGGTGCCTTTTTCCCTCAGATGCTCAATTATGCGTACCCTGCACAGGAAAATGCTTACCAGATGGGCGAAAACCTTATCGGTGACCCATACGGACGCTATCTGTCTATTGCAAATACATGGTCTTCAAACTTCTCTACTTTCAATGCACCTGCCGGATGGATCAACTCTCCGTTTAAGGATGCTTTCGAAAAAGTATACGGAGGATGGACACAAGTGAAGGAGCAAACCAAAGGCGAAGGACCTCTTTATGCATGGGCTCAGATATTGCGTGTTACATCTATGCAACGTATCACAGACCTGTACGGACCTATCCCTTACTCCAAAGTGGGTGGTGGAAGCCTTGGTTCGGCTTACGATAGTCAGGAAGATGTATACAAAAATATGCTTACCGATCTGGATGCTGCTATTGCCGAGCTTACAACATTTGTTGCTGCCAACCCGAACTATACGGCGATGGCTAAGTTTGACAAAGTATATAGCGGAGATTTTACCAAATGGATAAAATATGCTAACTCGCTTAAGCTTCGTATGGCAATGCGTATCGTATATGCAAATCCTGAACTTGCTAAACAAAAAGCAGAAGAAGCCGTAAAACATACGTTGGGAGTAATTGTAAGCAATAATGATATTGCACAGAATGCATTTCCTCAAAATCCAATCTGGACAGTAACGACATCATGGGGCGACTCGCGAGCTTGTGCCGATATTATCGCCTATCTGTCGGGCTATAGCGATCCCCGTTTGTCCAGATATTTTACAAAAAGTCAGGTGGTAAATGGTCCTGAATATCTTGGTTTGAGAACAGGTATTGCTGTTCCGGGAAAAGACTGGGCCGATAAATATTCGTCTGCTACTTATACCCAAACAGCACCAACATTGTGGCTTCCTGCTTCGGAAGTAGCATTCCTAAGAGCCGAAGGAGCACTAAGAGGCTGGGATATGGGTGGTACAGCTAAAGAACTTTATGAAGAAGGCGTTAAGCTGTCATTCTCTCAGTGGTTGGCAAGCGGTGCCGACGCATACTTGCAAGATGCAGTAAGCAAACCGGGCGACTATAACGATCCTGATCCTGCGTTGGCAGCAAAAGCCATAAGCACGATAACAATAAAATGGAATGATGCAGATCCGTTCGAAACCAAATTGGAGAGAGTTATCACTCAGAAGTGGATTGCAATGTATCCGCTGGGACAAGAAGCATGGAGCGAACAACGCCGTACCGGATATCCACGTTTCTTCCCTGTATTGTTAAATTCGAATACCGATGCAAATCTGAAAACAAGATTCGCTTCTCGTATTCCGTTCCCGCCTGATGAGCAGAACAATAATACACAGAACTACAACGAGGCTGTGAAACTGCTAGGCGGACAAGATAACTATAGTACAAAACTATGGTGGGATAAGAACCCGAACAAAGGATGGTAA
- the trmB gene encoding tRNA (guanosine(46)-N7)-methyltransferase TrmB, whose product MGKNKLAKFANMEEYPHVFQYPFAVLQEKGFEMKGKWNSLFFKNDNPIVLELGCGKGEYTVGLAKLYPNKNFIGVDIKGARMWTGAKQSLEAGMQNVAFLRTHIELITHFFAAGEVSEIWITFPDPQMSKVNKRMTSTRFMKLYREILSDKGIVHLKTDSNFMYTYTSEMVKVNALPVLFETDDLYHSQLVDDILKIQTYYEQQWLARGLNIKYIKFECQHRDHWIEPDIEIEKDDYRSFGRSNILNQSTKNG is encoded by the coding sequence ATGGGAAAAAATAAGCTTGCCAAATTTGCCAACATGGAAGAATACCCGCACGTATTCCAATATCCGTTTGCCGTTTTGCAGGAAAAAGGATTTGAGATGAAAGGAAAGTGGAACTCGCTTTTCTTCAAAAACGACAACCCGATAGTCCTCGAACTGGGCTGCGGCAAAGGCGAATATACCGTAGGGCTTGCAAAGCTGTATCCAAATAAGAATTTCATAGGAGTAGATATAAAAGGCGCACGCATGTGGACAGGGGCAAAGCAGTCTCTCGAAGCCGGTATGCAGAATGTCGCATTCTTGCGCACGCACATCGAACTGATAACGCACTTCTTTGCAGCGGGCGAAGTATCGGAAATATGGATCACCTTCCCCGACCCACAAATGAGCAAGGTAAACAAGCGGATGACCTCTACCCGCTTTATGAAGCTGTACCGTGAGATTTTGTCCGACAAGGGTATTGTACACCTCAAAACAGACAGCAACTTTATGTACACCTACACCAGCGAGATGGTGAAAGTAAACGCTTTGCCTGTACTGTTCGAAACGGATGATCTGTATCACTCTCAGCTTGTGGACGATATACTTAAAATACAAACCTACTATGAACAACAATGGCTGGCAAGGGGTTTAAATATCAAGTATATAAAATTTGAATGTCAACATCGCGACCACTGGATAGAACCCGACATAGAGATCGAAAAAGACGACTATCGCAGCTTTGGGCGAAGTAATATATTAAATCAATCAACTAAAAATGGCTAA
- a CDS encoding ABC transporter ATP-binding protein: MKDFITLIRRFVPPYKRQVVLNLVFNILSAILNVFSFALIVPILRILFKVDEKVYEYMPVDTSSISTMLNYKVLENNFYAYLSDMMATHSGGAVLLGLGLTLVVMTLFKTGATYLSAHYIVDVRTGVVRDIRKQINDKILSLPLGFFSGERKGDIIARMTGDVNEVENSVMSSLDMVTKNPIMILVYLGTMLFISWELTIFVLILLPIAGYIMGKVGKSLKRRSVTAQNQWGSLVSQIEETLGGLRIIKAFNAEPKMKTRFDSSNNIFRNMSNKIARRQQMAHPMSEFLGTIAVVCVLWFGGTLILDGSGSMDASKFIYYLTIFYLIINPAKDLSKSVYAIQKGMASVERIDKILKAENNIKNPANPKPISLKESITYRNVEFKYETSHWVIKNVSLTIPKGKTVALVGQSGSGKSTMADLLPRFYDVNKGGIYIDDVNIKDADIHDLRSLMGNVNQEAILFNDTFYNNIAFGVDDATMERVVEAAKIANAHDFIIATEEGYNTNIGDRGSKLSGGQRQRISIARAILKNPQILILDEATSALDTESERLVQDALDNLMKNRTTLVIAHRLSTIKNADEICVMHEGEIVERGHHDELFEKNGYYRKLCDMQQF, translated from the coding sequence ATGAAAGACTTTATAACACTGATAAGGAGGTTTGTACCTCCATACAAAAGGCAAGTAGTACTAAATCTTGTATTCAACATACTGAGTGCTATCCTCAATGTATTTTCTTTTGCGCTGATAGTACCTATACTCCGCATATTGTTTAAGGTAGACGAAAAGGTATACGAATACATGCCTGTGGATACTTCAAGCATCAGCACGATGCTCAATTATAAGGTTCTTGAAAACAACTTCTACGCATACCTCTCGGATATGATGGCCACACACTCGGGCGGAGCAGTATTGCTTGGCTTGGGACTAACCCTTGTGGTGATGACCCTATTCAAAACCGGCGCCACCTACCTCAGTGCTCACTATATTGTAGATGTACGCACAGGCGTGGTACGGGATATCCGCAAACAGATAAACGACAAAATACTATCGCTGCCTCTCGGTTTCTTCTCGGGAGAACGCAAAGGCGATATTATTGCACGTATGACAGGGGATGTAAACGAGGTGGAAAACTCGGTGATGAGTTCGCTCGATATGGTTACCAAAAACCCGATCATGATACTCGTATATCTGGGCACAATGCTTTTTATCAGTTGGGAACTTACCATCTTCGTACTGATACTATTACCTATAGCCGGATATATTATGGGCAAGGTAGGCAAAAGCCTCAAACGCAGGTCGGTGACAGCACAAAACCAATGGGGAAGCCTTGTTTCGCAGATAGAAGAAACGCTGGGCGGATTGCGTATCATCAAAGCATTCAATGCCGAGCCGAAAATGAAAACCCGTTTCGACTCGTCTAACAATATTTTCAGAAACATGTCGAACAAGATCGCTCGCCGCCAACAGATGGCACACCCCATGAGCGAATTCCTGGGAACGATTGCTGTGGTTTGTGTACTCTGGTTTGGAGGAACACTTATATTAGACGGATCGGGATCGATGGACGCATCTAAGTTTATTTATTATCTGACTATATTTTATCTGATCATCAATCCGGCCAAAGACCTATCCAAATCGGTTTATGCCATACAAAAAGGGATGGCTTCGGTTGAACGTATCGACAAGATACTGAAAGCTGAGAATAACATTAAAAATCCTGCTAATCCGAAACCAATATCGCTAAAGGAATCGATCACCTACAGAAATGTAGAATTCAAATACGAAACCAGCCATTGGGTTATCAAGAATGTAAGCCTCACCATACCTAAAGGGAAAACAGTTGCCCTTGTGGGACAATCGGGCTCGGGCAAATCGACGATGGCAGACCTCCTACCCCGTTTTTATGACGTAAACAAGGGAGGTATCTATATCGACGATGTAAACATCAAGGATGCCGATATACACGACCTCCGCTCGCTGATGGGTAATGTAAATCAGGAAGCAATCCTTTTCAATGATACATTCTACAACAACATTGCTTTTGGCGTAGATGATGCCACAATGGAAAGAGTGGTAGAGGCAGCCAAGATAGCCAATGCCCACGACTTTATCATTGCCACCGAAGAAGGATACAACACAAATATAGGCGACCGCGGCAGCAAACTGTCGGGCGGTCAACGCCAACGCATCAGCATTGCCCGTGCCATCCTAAAGAACCCTCAGATACTGATTCTCGACGAAGCCACATCGGCACTCGATACCGAATCGGAACGTCTGGTGCAGGATGCTCTCGACAACCTGATGAAGAACCGCACCACGCTGGTTATCGCTCACCGCCTTTCTACAATAAAGAATGCGGACGAAATATGTGTGATGCACGAAGGCGAGATTGTAGAACGTGGACATCACGACGAGCTATTCGAAAAGAATGGCTACTACCGTAAACTGTGCGACATGCAACAGTTTTGA
- a CDS encoding TonB-dependent receptor encodes MKNNDLKDVFYLKYPELKQLTKIMRVFILCLLCSIQFLFAENSYSQSARVTMNLKNVKLAKVLNEIESQTSYLFIYNNKVGVDQTTTVNVKDKPTAEVLDHVLKNTNISYSMEGAHIILSANANTKETGATQQDRLVTGTIKDKNGEPLIGVSVAIKGTSTGTMTDIDGNFSIKVPAGKTLEVTYIGYVSQTLNVGSQTSFDVVLKESDVNLDEVVVTALGIKRAQKALSYNVQEIKGDQLTGVKDVNLMNSLSGKVAGVNINASAAGIGGATRVVMRGSKSITKDNNALYVIDGVPIFNANKGGLNQNNEYADQPRGEGISDLNPDDIESMSVLTGPAAAALYGSNAANGAIVITTKKGATGKPKVTISNQTTFSRPFVMPDFQNKYGNKTGEYKSWGDVQNKYAYNPSDFFDTGATSQTSATLSVGTDKNQTFMSLGSTKANGIIPENDYMKYNATLRNTTKFLNDKMILDFGFSYIKQKDQNMMAQGQYYNPLTAIYTYPRGEDFSYAKNYELYSDALGYNVQQWKFGDQGLGMQNPYWIINRNRMVNKRDRYMMNVNLQYNIFDWMNVMGRARLDNSQNNFTQKNYASTHQLFASETGRFKSTKEDYKQAYADLLLNINKYFGSYSLSANIGTSISDMRSDESGVDGASLMIPNFFAITNIDKNAPKTRLIQDGWHEQTQSVFANVELGWKSMLYLTLTGRNDWASALANTSNSSFFYPSVGVSGVVSEMVKLPSFISYMKVRGSYSSVGSAIPRNLSIPTYEYDEQGGFWKTNTYMPITDLKPERTGSWEAGLSSKFWGNRLSFDMTWYKSNTKNQTLKVPVSPTTGYTSMYIQTGNVENQGVEITLGADNKWGNFNWNSTFTASYNKNTIKQLGKYADPVTGEMVTLESISQGGIGASEFRLMAGGTMGDFYVKKKLKYDDKGAVVLNENGSPELENTMDKVGSVLPKWNLGFRNDFRWKDINFGFLVSARLGGIVVSPTQAILDGFGVTKATAVARDNGGVMIGNTKIDPYKYYSVTGQTEGLLSDYIYKATNVRLQEVSVGYTLPSKWFNDVMKVNVSFVGRNLWMIYNKAPFDPEATASTGTYFQGIDYFMQPSLRNLGFSVKVEF; translated from the coding sequence ATGAAAAATAATGATTTGAAGGATGTTTTTTATTTAAAATATCCGGAATTAAAACAATTGACAAAAATCATGAGGGTTTTTATTTTATGTCTATTATGCAGCATCCAATTTCTATTTGCTGAAAACTCTTACTCTCAGAGTGCAAGAGTGACAATGAACCTGAAAAATGTTAAGTTAGCCAAAGTCTTAAACGAAATCGAAAGCCAAACCAGCTATTTGTTTATTTATAACAACAAGGTTGGTGTAGATCAGACAACGACTGTGAACGTAAAAGACAAGCCCACTGCGGAGGTGCTTGATCATGTGTTGAAGAATACAAATATCAGCTATAGCATGGAAGGTGCGCATATTATCCTTTCGGCGAATGCAAATACCAAAGAAACCGGTGCAACTCAGCAAGACAGGTTGGTAACAGGTACTATAAAGGATAAGAATGGCGAACCGCTTATCGGGGTTAGTGTAGCCATAAAAGGTACTTCTACAGGTACAATGACCGACATTGACGGTAATTTCTCGATAAAAGTTCCTGCAGGAAAAACGTTGGAAGTAACTTATATTGGTTATGTTTCGCAAACGCTGAATGTAGGAAGTCAAACGTCGTTCGATGTAGTATTGAAAGAAAGCGACGTGAACCTTGACGAAGTGGTGGTAACCGCTTTGGGTATCAAGAGAGCACAAAAAGCATTGAGCTACAATGTGCAGGAAATAAAAGGCGATCAGCTTACAGGTGTAAAAGATGTAAACCTGATGAACTCCCTGTCGGGTAAAGTTGCCGGTGTAAACATCAATGCGTCTGCTGCCGGTATCGGTGGAGCTACACGTGTAGTAATGCGTGGTTCTAAATCTATAACAAAGGATAACAACGCATTGTACGTGATAGACGGTGTGCCTATCTTCAACGCTAACAAGGGCGGATTGAATCAGAACAATGAGTATGCCGATCAGCCTCGTGGAGAGGGAATCTCAGACCTCAATCCTGATGATATCGAAAGCATGTCGGTGCTTACAGGTCCTGCCGCTGCTGCCCTTTACGGATCTAACGCTGCAAATGGTGCGATTGTGATCACAACCAAAAAAGGAGCAACAGGTAAACCAAAAGTTACGATATCAAACCAGACTACATTCTCTCGTCCGTTTGTGATGCCTGACTTCCAAAACAAATATGGAAACAAAACAGGTGAATATAAGAGCTGGGGCGATGTGCAAAACAAATACGCTTACAATCCTTCAGACTTTTTCGATACAGGTGCTACTTCCCAAACATCGGCTACACTGTCGGTAGGTACAGACAAGAATCAGACATTTATGTCGTTGGGTTCTACTAAAGCCAATGGTATAATACCTGAAAACGATTATATGAAATACAATGCAACGTTGAGGAATACAACTAAATTCTTGAACGATAAAATGATCCTCGATTTCGGCTTTAGCTATATCAAGCAAAAAGACCAGAATATGATGGCTCAGGGGCAATATTACAATCCGCTTACTGCAATATATACGTATCCGAGAGGCGAAGACTTCAGCTATGCTAAAAACTATGAATTATATAGCGATGCATTGGGATACAACGTACAACAGTGGAAGTTTGGAGACCAAGGCTTAGGGATGCAAAATCCGTATTGGATTATCAACCGCAACAGAATGGTAAACAAACGCGACCGTTATATGATGAACGTGAACCTGCAATACAATATCTTCGACTGGATGAATGTAATGGGACGTGCACGTCTCGACAATTCGCAGAATAACTTCACTCAGAAGAATTATGCTTCTACTCACCAATTGTTTGCATCCGAAACAGGACGTTTCAAGTCTACAAAAGAAGACTACAAGCAAGCGTATGCCGACTTGTTGTTAAACATCAACAAGTACTTCGGCAGCTACTCTTTGTCTGCCAATATCGGTACAAGTATCTCTGATATGCGTTCCGACGAAAGCGGCGTAGATGGTGCATCACTGATGATCCCTAACTTCTTTGCGATAACAAATATCGACAAAAATGCTCCTAAAACCAGATTGATACAAGATGGCTGGCACGAACAAACTCAGTCGGTATTCGCCAATGTGGAACTAGGCTGGAAGAGCATGTTATACCTTACATTGACAGGTCGTAACGACTGGGCTTCTGCTCTTGCAAATACAAGCAACAGTTCATTCTTCTATCCATCAGTAGGGGTTTCGGGTGTGGTATCCGAAATGGTGAAATTGCCAAGCTTTATTTCATACATGAAAGTACGTGGGTCTTACTCTTCGGTAGGTTCGGCTATTCCTCGCAACCTGTCTATCCCGACATACGAATATGACGAGCAGGGCGGTTTCTGGAAAACCAACACATATATGCCGATTACAGACCTTAAACCTGAAAGAACAGGATCGTGGGAAGCTGGTTTGAGCTCTAAATTCTGGGGTAACAGATTAAGCTTCGATATGACATGGTACAAGTCTAATACCAAAAATCAGACGCTAAAAGTACCGGTATCACCTACTACAGGATACACATCGATGTATATACAAACAGGTAATGTAGAAAACCAAGGTGTGGAAATCACATTGGGAGCTGACAACAAATGGGGTAACTTCAACTGGAACTCGACATTTACTGCCAGCTACAACAAAAATACGATTAAGCAGCTCGGTAAATATGCTGATCCCGTTACCGGTGAAATGGTTACACTTGAGTCTATTTCTCAGGGCGGTATCGGAGCTTCAGAATTCCGTTTGATGGCAGGCGGTACAATGGGTGACTTCTATGTTAAGAAAAAATTGAAATATGATGATAAAGGCGCTGTCGTTCTGAACGAAAACGGAAGTCCTGAACTTGAAAATACAATGGATAAAGTGGGCTCGGTGCTTCCAAAATGGAACCTAGGCTTTAGAAACGACTTCAGATGGAAAGATATCAACTTCGGATTCCTCGTATCGGCACGTTTGGGCGGTATCGTTGTTTCTCCTACACAGGCTATTTTGGACGGATTTGGTGTAACTAAAGCTACTGCCGTTGCCAGAGACAATGGAGGCGTAATGATAGGTAATACGAAGATCGACCCTTACAAATACTATTCTGTAACAGGACAAACCGAAGGCTTATTGTCAGATTATATCTACAAAGCCACCAACGTTCGTTTGCAAGAAGTATCTGTAGGTTATACCCTGCCTAGTAAATGGTTCAACGATGTAATGAAAGTAAATGTATCGTTCGTTGGGCGCAACCTGTGGATGATCTACAACAAAGCACCTTTCGATCCTGAAGCAACAGCTTCTACCGGAACTTACTTCCAGGGTATCGACTACTTTATGCAGCCAAGTCTTCGCAATTTGGGATTCAGCGTTAAGGTAGAGTTCTAA
- the def gene encoding peptide deformylase, translating to MILPIYLYGHPVLRKVGEDITKDYPNLETLIDNMFETMYNADGIGLAAPQIGLAIRLFVIDLEPLAEDEPKYAGFKKVFINPRIVEESGEPVKLEEGCLSIPGINEMVERKERIRIQYLDENFVAHDEVYEDFFARCIQHEYDHIEGVLFVDLISGIRKQLIKSKLNNLLKGRTNCRYRVKPVQTKN from the coding sequence ATGATATTACCAATATACTTATACGGACATCCGGTGCTTAGGAAAGTCGGAGAAGATATTACAAAAGATTACCCAAATCTGGAGACGCTTATCGACAATATGTTCGAAACCATGTACAATGCCGATGGCATCGGACTGGCAGCACCTCAGATAGGATTGGCTATTCGCCTTTTTGTGATAGACCTCGAGCCGCTGGCCGAAGATGAACCCAAATACGCAGGATTTAAGAAAGTGTTTATCAATCCTCGGATAGTAGAAGAGTCAGGCGAGCCTGTGAAGTTGGAAGAAGGATGCCTCAGCATACCGGGAATCAACGAAATGGTGGAGCGTAAAGAGAGAATCCGCATTCAGTATCTCGACGAAAATTTTGTAGCTCACGACGAGGTGTATGAGGATTTCTTCGCACGTTGCATTCAGCACGAATACGACCATATAGAAGGCGTACTGTTTGTAGACCTTATCTCGGGCATCAGAAAACAATTGATAAAATCTAAATTAAATAACCTACTAAAGGGGAGGACAAATTGCCGATATAGAGTAAAACCGGTGCAAACAAAAAACTAA
- a CDS encoding FecR family protein, with protein MDSELLFRFFEGLTTDSEDQTIKEWFDASPQNQEQFYQERKLFDALILHHDQSSITADSSILVEEPLADRKRILFGTFMKVAAVIAILLMSGLLYMQIKNSNEDYGMQSISVPAGQYVNLSLPDGTQVWLNARTKIEYPVSFNKKQRIVKLDGQAYFEVVHNEDKPFIVETSKGNVSVLGTKFDVMAYSGEDDFVATLMDGKVKVDLASDPSQSLILSPNTRAVLRDGKLEVSGIEDYDAYRWKEGLISFNNASFGSIMRDFEKIYGLKINIENTHVGKYSYTGKFRFVDGIDYALRVLQRDIKFEYQRDPETHIINIK; from the coding sequence ATGGATTCAGAATTGTTATTTAGGTTTTTTGAAGGTTTAACTACTGATAGTGAAGATCAAACAATAAAAGAATGGTTTGATGCATCGCCTCAGAATCAGGAGCAGTTTTATCAGGAGAGAAAACTTTTTGATGCCTTGATCCTGCATCACGACCAAAGCAGCATCACTGCCGATAGTAGCATATTGGTAGAAGAACCGTTGGCAGACCGTAAACGGATACTGTTCGGTACATTTATGAAAGTGGCGGCTGTTATTGCTATATTGCTTATGAGCGGATTGCTGTACATGCAAATAAAAAACAGTAATGAAGACTATGGAATGCAGTCTATCAGTGTTCCTGCCGGGCAATATGTAAACCTTTCTTTGCCCGATGGTACACAAGTATGGCTCAATGCCCGTACCAAAATAGAATATCCGGTATCTTTCAATAAAAAACAACGTATTGTGAAGCTCGACGGACAAGCCTATTTTGAGGTGGTGCACAACGAGGATAAACCTTTTATCGTAGAAACATCGAAAGGAAACGTGAGCGTACTGGGAACCAAGTTTGATGTGATGGCATATTCGGGTGAAGACGATTTTGTGGCCACACTGATGGATGGTAAGGTAAAAGTAGATCTTGCGTCCGACCCTAGCCAGTCGTTGATCCTCAGCCCCAACACCAGGGCAGTTTTGAGAGATGGCAAGCTCGAGGTTTCGGGTATCGAAGATTATGATGCCTACCGATGGAAAGAGGGTTTGATCAGCTTCAACAATGCATCTTTTGGCAGCATTATGCGCGACTTTGAAAAAATATACGGACTAAAAATCAATATAGAGAATACGCACGTAGGTAAATATTCGTACACCGGTAAGTTCCGTTTTGTAGACGGCATCGACTATGCGTTACGGGTTTTGCAAAGAGATATAAAATTTGAATACCAAAGGGATCCTGAGACCCATATCATTAATATCAAGTAA
- a CDS encoding RNA polymerase sigma-70 factor, with protein sequence MVNPVNPKFNSFFTKYYNRFVRFANSYVRSMDVAEDLTTEAFMIYWDNKDSLSADSNIEAYILTIIKNKCLNYLKQTERRSQILTDMGSYAQWELDVRISSLEACDPEEIFSEEIQQIVRDTLAKLPQRTIDIFVESRYKEKSHKEIAEMFGITTKGVEFHISKALSLLRLNLKDYLSAWIALFFILNK encoded by the coding sequence ATGGTTAACCCTGTAAATCCAAAGTTTAATAGTTTTTTCACGAAATACTATAACCGCTTTGTTCGTTTTGCTAATTCGTATGTACGTAGTATGGATGTTGCAGAAGACCTCACCACAGAGGCCTTCATGATTTATTGGGACAATAAGGATAGCCTGAGTGCAGATTCTAATATAGAGGCATATATATTGACGATAATAAAAAACAAATGCCTCAACTACCTCAAACAAACAGAACGCAGAAGCCAGATACTTACCGATATGGGTAGCTACGCCCAGTGGGAGCTCGATGTGCGTATCAGTTCGTTGGAAGCATGCGACCCCGAAGAGATATTCTCCGAAGAGATACAGCAGATTGTGAGAGATACACTGGCCAAACTACCACAGCGAACAATCGATATATTTGTTGAGAGCCGTTATAAAGAAAAATCGCATAAAGAAATAGCCGAAATGTTTGGCATTACTACCAAAGGAGTTGAATTTCATATCTCAAAAGCCCTGAGCTTACTTCGGCTAAACCTGAAAGATTACCTTTCGGCGTGGATTGCGCTTTTCTTTATTCTGAATAAGTAG